Proteins co-encoded in one Candidatus Tectomicrobia bacterium genomic window:
- a CDS encoding glycosyl transferase: QAIFARRGAFERIGGYAGLPLFEDWDLCTRLKREGRLAIIPAPVLTSARRIEAWGKWKCFKLWWGLSLLYALGVPAERLARFYEDVR, translated from the coding sequence CAGGCCATCTTCGCGCGGCGGGGCGCCTTCGAGCGCATCGGGGGCTACGCCGGCCTGCCCCTCTTCGAGGACTGGGACCTCTGCACCCGCCTGAAGCGCGAGGGAAGGCTCGCGATCATCCCCGCCCCCGTCCTGACGAGCGCCCGGCGCATCGAGGCCTGGGGCAAGTGGAAGTGCTTCAAGCTCTGGTGGGGGCTCAGCCTCCTCTACGCCCTGGGCGTCCCGGCGGAGAGGCTGGCGAGGTTTTATGAGGATGTGAGGTAG
- a CDS encoding AAA family ATPase — protein MAELPQPLPPEALRWRCDLGEPLPADGSPPANEKFIGQQRAQRALAFGLEVRSPEFNIFLSGPPGTGRYTMCRSICERIAAERAIPSSLAFVHDFDDPERPLWLKFPPGLGRSFRDDVDSLVVELRDAIPKAFEDEAHEAERKQIIESIQARQQELLSQLEEKAKEAGFAVRPGQGGFALIPLINGEPATEETFEKLAPEERERIAQSRNAFNEHVGEFVKQTRALEKELRGRIRNLEKDIALTAVRGPIDDLREKYRDFQKVREFLDKVQEHILGNLQHFRPEEENQPQMPFLAMRRGQEEDPFKIYTVNLAVDTSDMDGAPVVFESNPNFSNLFGRVERRAVFGAYTTDFTMIRAGSMIRANGGFLLLNALDALINPGVWPALKRAIRTRCVRIEDLGETYGWTQGGIKPDPVPVDVKVILMGSPTLYYLLLHHDEDFQKLFKVKADFSSAIDRTPESLRDYREFIEFHRNKSDLMPFRDDAVAALLEESARAVAHQRKLSARFGEVHETIIEADHWAREEGVSEVGREQILRAVREKRRRSDLIDERLRELILEGTLFIDVQGAVVGQVNGLAVMDLGDYVFGKPSRITAQTFIGERGVVNVERESKLSGSIHDKGMLILQGYLGGLYARRRPLALSASITFEQNYSGVDGDSASSTELYAILSSLSGLPVKQGLAVTGSINQRGEIQPIGGVNEKIEGFFEICKEKGGLTGDQGVLIPEPNVKNLMLRDEVIEAVRAGKFRIYPVRDADQGISLLTGVPAGERDPGTGDFPPESVHGRAEARLRQMYDDISRFRRGDGKDKKDEDEEAGKKDEPGGQPPSPPPPPGPPPRRGG, from the coding sequence ATGGCCGAACTGCCCCAGCCTCTTCCGCCCGAAGCCTTGCGGTGGCGCTGCGATCTGGGCGAGCCGCTCCCGGCGGACGGGAGCCCGCCCGCGAACGAGAAGTTCATCGGGCAGCAGCGCGCCCAGCGCGCCCTCGCCTTCGGCCTCGAGGTCCGCTCGCCCGAGTTCAACATCTTCCTCTCCGGGCCCCCGGGCACGGGGCGCTACACTATGTGCCGCTCCATCTGCGAGCGGATCGCCGCCGAGCGCGCCATCCCCAGCTCCCTCGCCTTCGTCCACGACTTCGACGACCCGGAGCGGCCGCTCTGGCTGAAGTTCCCGCCGGGCCTGGGGCGCTCGTTCCGCGACGACGTGGACTCCCTCGTGGTCGAGCTGCGCGACGCCATCCCCAAGGCCTTCGAGGACGAGGCCCACGAGGCCGAGCGCAAGCAGATCATCGAGTCCATTCAGGCGCGCCAGCAGGAGCTGCTGAGCCAGCTCGAGGAGAAGGCGAAGGAGGCCGGCTTCGCCGTCCGCCCCGGCCAGGGCGGCTTCGCCCTCATCCCGCTCATCAACGGGGAGCCCGCCACCGAGGAGACCTTCGAGAAGCTCGCGCCCGAGGAGCGGGAGCGCATCGCGCAGTCGCGCAACGCCTTCAACGAGCACGTGGGGGAGTTCGTCAAGCAGACGCGGGCCCTGGAGAAGGAGCTTCGCGGGCGCATCCGCAACCTCGAGAAGGACATCGCCCTGACCGCCGTCCGGGGGCCCATCGACGACCTGCGCGAGAAATACCGCGACTTCCAGAAGGTCCGCGAGTTCCTGGACAAGGTGCAGGAGCACATCCTGGGCAACCTCCAGCACTTCCGCCCCGAGGAGGAGAACCAGCCCCAGATGCCCTTCCTGGCCATGCGCCGCGGCCAGGAGGAGGACCCCTTCAAGATCTACACCGTCAACCTGGCCGTGGACACGAGCGACATGGACGGCGCCCCCGTCGTCTTCGAGTCCAACCCCAACTTCAGCAACCTCTTCGGCCGGGTCGAGCGCCGGGCGGTATTCGGCGCCTACACCACCGACTTCACCATGATCCGGGCCGGCTCCATGATCCGGGCGAACGGGGGTTTCCTCCTCCTCAACGCCCTCGACGCGCTCATCAACCCAGGCGTCTGGCCCGCCCTCAAGCGCGCCATCCGCACCCGCTGCGTGCGCATCGAGGACCTGGGGGAAACCTACGGCTGGACGCAGGGGGGCATCAAGCCCGACCCGGTGCCCGTGGACGTCAAGGTCATCCTCATGGGGAGCCCGACGCTCTACTACCTCCTCCTCCACCACGACGAGGACTTCCAGAAGCTCTTCAAGGTGAAGGCCGACTTCAGCTCGGCCATCGACCGCACGCCGGAGAGCCTGCGGGACTACCGCGAGTTCATCGAGTTCCACCGCAACAAGTCCGACCTCATGCCGTTCCGGGACGACGCCGTCGCCGCCCTCCTCGAGGAGAGCGCCCGGGCCGTCGCCCACCAGCGCAAGCTCTCCGCCCGCTTCGGCGAGGTGCACGAAACCATCATCGAGGCGGACCACTGGGCCCGGGAGGAGGGGGTCTCCGAGGTCGGGCGGGAGCAGATCCTGCGGGCCGTCCGGGAGAAGCGCCGCCGCTCCGACCTCATCGACGAGCGCCTCCGCGAGCTCATCCTCGAGGGCACTCTCTTCATCGACGTCCAGGGCGCGGTCGTCGGGCAGGTGAACGGCCTCGCGGTGATGGACCTGGGGGACTACGTGTTCGGCAAGCCCTCCCGCATCACCGCCCAGACCTTCATCGGCGAGCGCGGGGTGGTGAACGTCGAGCGCGAGAGCAAGCTCTCCGGCAGCATCCACGACAAGGGCATGCTCATCCTCCAGGGCTACCTGGGCGGCCTCTACGCCCGGCGGCGCCCCCTCGCGCTCTCGGCCAGCATCACCTTCGAGCAGAACTACAGCGGCGTGGACGGAGACAGCGCCTCCTCCACCGAGCTCTACGCCATCCTGAGCAGCCTCTCGGGGCTTCCCGTCAAGCAGGGGCTCGCGGTGACGGGCTCCATCAACCAGCGCGGCGAGATCCAGCCCATCGGCGGGGTGAACGAGAAGATCGAGGGCTTCTTCGAGATCTGCAAGGAGAAGGGCGGGCTCACCGGGGACCAGGGCGTCCTCATCCCCGAGCCCAACGTCAAGAACCTCATGCTGCGCGACGAGGTGATCGAGGCGGTGCGCGCGGGGAAGTTCCGCATCTACCCCGTCCGGGACGCCGACCAGGGCATCTCCCTCCTCACCGGGGTCCCCGCCGGGGAGCGCGACCCCGGGACGGGCGACTTCCCGCCCGAGAGCGTCCACGGCCGCGCCGAGGCCCGCCTCCGCCAAATGTACGACGACATCAGCCGCTTCCGCCGGGGCGACGGGAAGGACAAGAAGGACGAGGACGAGGAGGCCGGGAAAAAAGACGAGCCCGGCGGCCAGCCCCCCTCGCCCCCGCCGCCCCCCGGCCCCCCGCCGAGGAGGGGGGGATAG
- a CDS encoding tRNA-binding protein has product MEDFEKLDIRMGRVIEAEDFPEARKPAYKLTIDFGPEVGLKRSAAQITALYTKEELRGRLVLGVVNFPPRRIGPFLSEVLTLGVPDAEGRVVLAAPDPKGAVVGGRLF; this is encoded by the coding sequence ATGGAGGACTTCGAGAAGCTGGACATCCGGATGGGGCGGGTCATCGAGGCGGAGGACTTCCCGGAGGCCCGCAAGCCCGCCTACAAGCTCACCATCGACTTCGGCCCCGAGGTGGGCCTGAAGCGGAGCGCCGCCCAGATCACGGCGCTCTACACCAAGGAGGAGTTGCGCGGGCGCCTCGTGCTGGGGGTGGTGAACTTCCCGCCCCGGAGGATCGGGCCCTTCCTCTCGGAGGTGCTCACGCTGGGCGTCCCGGACGCGGAGGGCCGCGTCGTCCTCGCCGCCCCGGACCCAAAGGGCGCGGTCGTGGGCGGGCGGCTGTTCTGA
- a CDS encoding C_GCAxxG_C_C family protein, with protein sequence MEDEGAFRAGSALAGGVARMGATCGALTGAVMAVGLEVGRARLEDTEQYARAMAPAQEVYRRFEAAEGSSQCLEIHEKLYGRGFLLADPEQRKAFLEAGGHSAAGCPSVCYEAAKIAADVILALREGEA encoded by the coding sequence ATGGAAGATGAAGGCGCCTTCCGGGCGGGCAGCGCGCTCGCGGGCGGGGTGGCCCGGATGGGAGCCACCTGCGGCGCCCTGACCGGCGCCGTCATGGCGGTCGGCCTGGAGGTGGGAAGGGCACGGCTGGAGGACACGGAGCAGTACGCGAGGGCGATGGCCCCCGCCCAGGAGGTGTACCGGCGCTTCGAGGCGGCGGAAGGCTCGTCCCAATGCCTGGAGATCCACGAGAAGCTCTACGGGCGGGGCTTCCTGCTCGCCGACCCCGAGCAGCGCAAGGCCTTCCTGGAGGCGGGCGGGCACAGCGCGGCTGGATGCCCGAGCGTGTGCTACGAGGCCGCCAAGATCGCGGCGGACGTGATCCTCGCCCTGCGCGAGGGGGAGGCCTAG